One stretch of Geoalkalibacter ferrihydriticus DSM 17813 DNA includes these proteins:
- the hpt gene encoding hypoxanthine phosphoribosyltransferase gives MTDLKMDLLYSRERISTEITRLAQEIDRDYQDQEVLLVVVLKGSLLFAADLLRALKVSASIDFVRLASYGSETQASGIVEFRYNLETPIRDRNVIIVEDIVDSGYTLESLFNKLLHQQPRSLKICALLDKRARREVDIEADYVGITMEDGFVVGYGLDYNEKYRQFADIYLVKP, from the coding sequence ATGACCGACCTGAAGATGGATCTTCTCTACTCTCGCGAACGCATCTCGACTGAAATTACTCGTTTGGCGCAAGAAATCGATCGGGACTATCAAGACCAGGAAGTCCTTCTGGTTGTGGTTCTTAAAGGTTCACTTCTTTTTGCCGCCGACCTCCTGCGTGCCCTGAAAGTGAGTGCCTCAATAGATTTTGTGCGCCTTGCCAGCTACGGCTCTGAAACGCAAGCATCGGGAATCGTGGAGTTTCGCTACAACCTTGAAACGCCGATTCGTGACCGGAATGTCATTATCGTTGAGGACATTGTCGACAGCGGCTATACTTTAGAGTCACTGTTCAATAAACTTCTCCACCAACAGCCACGCTCCTTAAAGATCTGCGCACTTCTGGACAAACGTGCGCGTCGGGAAGTGGACATCGAAGCCGACTACGTCGGCATAACCATGGAAGACGGCTTTGTCGTCGGCTATGGCCTTGACTACAACGAAAAGTACCGCCAGTTTGCCGATATCTACCTGGTCAAGCCTTAA
- the gshB gene encoding glutathione synthase, with protein sequence MKTRTALFIIDPPDRLDPPTDTSLALMRESLARGYQVCWTTLDGLSLRDEKPQAKVHPVIFSKGQEMFLPYPAEEFNPASADLIFMRKDPPVDLAYLHATLILERLACRTLQINPPQALRNHCEKLIPSLFPELAPATLVSSDQGLLTDFLRQQRHIVIKPLEDCSGKGVYVLRHDDPNARPLMTDMTRGGTRFLQAQKFLPAIINFGDKRVLLLAGEILGWIRRVPAAGDFRSNINAGGRCEPCDLNPRDHHICKVVGRWLKREGILLAGIDIVGEYLLEVNITSPSCLREINQLTGTQLEIQIMDRLEQELETASKTREV encoded by the coding sequence ATGAAAACCCGAACCGCTCTCTTTATCATTGATCCTCCGGATCGCCTCGACCCGCCGACCGACACCTCGCTGGCGCTGATGCGCGAAAGCCTTGCACGCGGCTATCAGGTCTGTTGGACGACGCTCGACGGTCTCTCTCTGCGCGATGAGAAACCTCAAGCGAAGGTACACCCGGTCATTTTTTCCAAAGGACAGGAGATGTTTCTGCCTTATCCTGCAGAAGAGTTCAACCCAGCATCGGCAGATCTTATCTTCATGCGCAAGGATCCGCCCGTCGACCTTGCTTACCTGCATGCCACGCTGATTCTGGAGCGCCTTGCCTGCCGCACCCTCCAGATCAATCCGCCTCAGGCCCTGCGCAACCACTGTGAAAAACTTATCCCCTCGCTATTTCCAGAACTTGCGCCGGCAACCCTGGTCAGCAGCGATCAGGGGCTGTTGACCGACTTCCTTCGGCAGCAGCGACATATCGTCATCAAGCCTCTGGAGGATTGCAGCGGCAAAGGGGTTTATGTCCTGCGCCACGACGACCCTAACGCCCGCCCGCTCATGACAGACATGACCAGGGGCGGAACCCGCTTCCTGCAGGCTCAGAAATTTCTGCCGGCCATAATAAATTTTGGGGACAAACGGGTACTGCTTCTCGCAGGCGAGATTCTCGGCTGGATTCGACGCGTTCCCGCCGCCGGGGATTTTCGTTCAAATATTAATGCCGGCGGGCGATGCGAGCCCTGCGACCTCAACCCAAGGGATCACCACATCTGTAAGGTTGTGGGTCGATGGTTAAAACGCGAGGGCATTCTTCTGGCCGGAATCGATATCGTCGGCGAATACCTTCTGGAAGTCAATATCACCAGCCCCTCGTGCCTGCGCGAGATCAATCAATTAACCGGCACCCAGCTGGAGATCCAGATCATGGATCGACTTGAGCAAGAGTTGGAGACTGCATCAAAAACGCGGGAAGTATAA
- a CDS encoding ubiquinol-cytochrome c reductase iron-sulfur subunit, with translation MDIKADDLNRRRVLLGSLLAGVGALLAAAGIYPTWRFLAPSGRDETMDQVRLHRDQVPLGGAHFFNFRNRPAVVLQLRSGEFSAFSAVCTHLGCVVQWQFAEQRFLCPCHAGLFSADGDVIGGPPPRPLEKLSVTLRDDQILIG, from the coding sequence ATGGATATCAAAGCTGATGATTTAAACCGCCGCCGCGTATTGCTCGGCTCGCTGCTGGCCGGTGTCGGCGCCCTGCTGGCGGCGGCCGGCATTTATCCCACCTGGCGTTTTCTCGCACCTTCCGGTCGGGACGAGACCATGGATCAGGTCAGGCTCCATCGGGACCAGGTTCCTCTCGGCGGCGCTCATTTCTTCAATTTTCGCAATCGGCCGGCCGTCGTCCTTCAGTTACGTTCTGGAGAGTTCAGTGCTTTTTCCGCTGTTTGCACCCATCTGGGCTGTGTTGTTCAGTGGCAATTTGCCGAGCAGCGGTTTCTCTGCCCCTGCCACGCCGGGCTCTTTTCCGCCGACGGGGACGTGATCGGCGGACCTCCACCCCGTCCCCTGGAAAAACTTTCCGTCACCCTGCGGGATGACCAGATTCTGATCGGATAG
- a CDS encoding DUF1573 domain-containing protein, which translates to MRFRVLMFALATFLMGTQAVWAAEPRIELDRSEYNFGKVFEGEKVHFTFRFRNAGTAPLTIDRVRSSCGCTVPRLSADVLAPGDVAEMETVFDTSRFRGLQVKTIYLYTNDPQQDVVQLSLKGTVEQVIAPDPERIDFGVMRTGEAKSAVVRLHNRSSVTVIFGEPVLTNKDVRAELDERMLKPGEVVELKIEALPAQERGRLSGYVLIPTDHPSVPQLRLSIFGTVTP; encoded by the coding sequence ATGAGATTTCGCGTATTGATGTTTGCGTTAGCCACCTTTTTGATGGGGACGCAGGCCGTTTGGGCTGCTGAGCCGCGCATTGAATTGGACCGTTCAGAATATAACTTCGGTAAGGTTTTCGAGGGCGAGAAGGTCCATTTTACCTTCCGTTTTCGCAACGCCGGCACGGCTCCCCTGACGATCGACCGGGTGCGCTCTTCATGCGGATGCACGGTTCCGCGGCTCTCCGCCGATGTTCTTGCCCCAGGCGACGTGGCCGAAATGGAGACCGTTTTCGATACCTCCCGCTTTCGAGGTTTGCAGGTCAAAACGATTTACCTCTATACCAACGATCCGCAACAGGATGTAGTGCAACTATCGCTCAAGGGAACCGTGGAACAAGTCATCGCGCCTGATCCTGAGCGCATAGATTTTGGGGTGATGAGGACAGGAGAGGCTAAGTCCGCCGTGGTGCGACTGCACAATCGCAGTTCGGTTACGGTGATTTTCGGTGAGCCTGTCCTGACCAATAAGGATGTGCGCGCTGAGTTGGACGAAAGGATGCTTAAACCCGGTGAGGTCGTCGAGCTGAAGATCGAGGCGCTTCCGGCTCAGGAGCGTGGCCGTTTAAGCGGTTATGTCCTCATCCCCACTGACCATCCGAGCGTGCCGCAATTGCGGTTGTCGATTTTCGGGACGGTGACTCCCTGA